The Lewinellaceae bacterium genome includes a region encoding these proteins:
- a CDS encoding peptide deformylase, translated as MLLPIHGYGLPVLRKVGEAIDENYPDLTKLIEDMWDTMYYAQGVGLAAPQIGKSIRLFVVDTIQVMDEGEEDKGIKQVFINAEMIEETGVEWTYEEGCLSIPDVRGDVERKPTIKIRFQDENFETHEREFSEMNARVIQHEYDHIDGILFTELLKPIRKRLLKKRLDNIKKGNISVEYKMKFAGK; from the coding sequence ATGTTGTTACCAATTCACGGATACGGGTTGCCTGTATTGAGAAAAGTAGGCGAGGCAATTGATGAAAATTATCCGGATTTGACGAAGTTGATCGAAGATATGTGGGATACCATGTATTACGCTCAGGGGGTAGGTCTTGCTGCACCTCAAATTGGCAAATCCATCAGGCTTTTTGTGGTCGATACCATCCAGGTGATGGATGAAGGAGAGGAAGATAAAGGAATCAAGCAGGTTTTTATCAATGCCGAGATGATAGAGGAAACAGGAGTAGAGTGGACTTATGAAGAAGGCTGTCTTAGTATTCCCGATGTTCGCGGTGATGTGGAACGAAAACCTACCATTAAGATCCGCTTTCAGGATGAAAATTTCGAGACCCATGAACGGGAGTTTAGCGAGATGAATGCACGGGTTATCCAGCACGAATACGATCATATTGATGGCATTCTTTTCACAGAGTTACTGAAACCCATTCGAAAACGTCTGTTGAAAAAGCGCCTGGATAATATCAAAAAAGGCAATATCAGCGTAGAATACAAAATGAAGTTTGCAGGGAAATAA
- the ruvX gene encoding Holliday junction resolvase RuvX, whose amino-acid sequence MARILSIDYGTKRTGLAVSDPLQIIASGLDTVDTKNIFDYLQHYIAAEEVETIVVGDPKYPDGNPSQIAHMVLGFIRKLRKMFPEIEVVPHDERYTSEDAKKIILQSGVNKKKRRDKRLVDKISAVLILQDYMEEHRQ is encoded by the coding sequence GTGGCGAGAATTTTATCAATAGATTACGGAACAAAAAGAACGGGTTTAGCCGTATCTGATCCACTCCAGATCATCGCGAGTGGGCTGGATACTGTTGATACAAAAAATATTTTTGACTATCTACAGCATTATATCGCAGCAGAAGAAGTGGAGACCATTGTGGTGGGGGATCCCAAATATCCCGATGGCAATCCTTCGCAGATCGCTCATATGGTGCTTGGGTTTATCCGAAAACTGCGCAAAATGTTTCCGGAAATTGAGGTGGTTCCCCATGATGAGCGGTACACCTCGGAAGACGCTAAAAAGATCATTCTCCAGAGCGGCGTGAATAAGAAAAAAAGGAGGGATAAAAGATTGGTGGATAAAATAAGCGCAGTATTGATCCTTCAGGATTATATGGAAGAGCACCGGCAGTAA
- a CDS encoding LytTR family transcriptional regulator: MSEINLPEVVFIKSGKVYKQIKIDEVLYIFAEGNYTTFFTSSGKHVAKISLRQVGEIISSGTFIRVHRNYMVCIDKIEKIDVQNNKIHLAERIIPIGKSFKKDLLEQIRILG, encoded by the coding sequence ATGTCCGAAATTAACTTACCGGAAGTAGTTTTTATCAAATCAGGTAAAGTCTATAAGCAAATTAAAATAGATGAAGTACTGTATATTTTTGCCGAAGGAAACTATACAACTTTTTTTACCTCGTCAGGTAAACACGTTGCTAAAATTTCTTTGCGGCAGGTCGGGGAGATCATTTCTTCCGGGACTTTCATCAGGGTACACAGAAATTATATGGTCTGTATTGATAAGATCGAAAAGATCGATGTTCAAAACAACAAAATTCATTTGGCGGAACGCATTATTCCCATTGGAAAAAGCTTTAAAAAGGATCTTTTGGAGCAAATTAGGATACTCGGTTAA
- the sppA gene encoding signal peptide peptidase SppA has translation MRQFFKFLLASTLGVFIAGTLMAIFGIIIIAQIANEENKGNVVKENTILHITLDEAIPELTDNVERDIYSFNTQQVLGLNDILYTLETAGKDDNIKGIFLEVDQMQGGFATARILRNALADFKSNGKFIIAHSKFYSQGAYYLASVANEVYVNPLGWIDFRGFSSQTAFVKEMLDRLGIEMQVIWVGNYKSATEPFRRNNMSEDNKEQVREFLTEYYDLFLEDISQTRGLEVSELKNIANEYISPDPQKALERKLVDGIVYRDEVINELKDSVGIELDENLRLVSLADYFKSNPKKLNTKIKDKIAVVYAEGAIVDGPGAEGSIGDENYNKIFQKLRKDDKVKAVVLRVNSGGGSAMASENIWRELMLLKESGKPVIVSMGTYAASGGYYIATAADSIFAEPNTLTGSIGVFIMLPNVQELFNRHLGINFDSVKTAPLAISLSPFFKMSEAERNILQSTTDILYQTFLQRVADGRKMVTTDSVNQVAQGRVWTGSHALELGLVDRMGGLEDALKSAATMAGLDSYRTVEYPKPKTAIAAIIEQLTGQQNVKTSTAEMMLKRDFGQLFSAYDDLRSIYSSKGMQMRSTVMVPFE, from the coding sequence ATGAGGCAATTTTTTAAATTTTTACTGGCATCGACACTGGGAGTGTTTATCGCCGGTACATTGATGGCTATTTTTGGCATTATTATTATTGCTCAAATCGCCAATGAGGAAAATAAAGGTAATGTAGTAAAAGAAAACACCATTTTGCACATCACCCTGGATGAGGCTATCCCTGAATTGACAGATAATGTTGAACGGGATATTTACTCCTTTAATACACAACAGGTTTTAGGATTAAATGACATCCTGTACACGCTTGAAACCGCAGGAAAAGACGATAATATCAAAGGGATATTCCTGGAAGTTGACCAAATGCAGGGAGGCTTTGCCACGGCAAGAATATTGCGAAATGCACTCGCAGATTTCAAATCCAATGGTAAATTCATCATTGCCCATTCGAAATTCTACAGTCAGGGAGCTTATTACCTGGCCTCTGTGGCCAATGAAGTTTATGTAAATCCGCTGGGGTGGATTGATTTTCGTGGATTTTCTTCCCAAACAGCATTTGTGAAAGAAATGCTGGATCGACTCGGAATTGAAATGCAGGTGATTTGGGTAGGTAATTACAAAAGTGCCACAGAGCCTTTCCGAAGAAATAATATGTCGGAAGACAATAAAGAGCAGGTGAGAGAATTTTTGACGGAATATTACGATCTCTTTTTAGAGGACATTAGTCAGACCAGGGGACTGGAGGTGTCCGAGTTGAAAAATATTGCCAATGAATATATTTCTCCTGATCCGCAAAAAGCGCTGGAACGAAAACTGGTAGATGGAATTGTTTACCGTGATGAAGTGATCAATGAATTGAAAGACAGTGTTGGCATTGAGTTGGATGAAAACCTGCGGCTAGTTTCACTGGCGGACTATTTCAAGAGTAATCCCAAGAAACTAAATACAAAAATCAAAGACAAAATTGCTGTGGTTTATGCTGAAGGAGCCATTGTGGATGGCCCGGGGGCAGAGGGGAGCATCGGGGATGAAAATTACAACAAAATTTTTCAAAAATTACGCAAGGACGATAAGGTGAAAGCCGTTGTTTTGAGGGTGAACTCTGGAGGAGGTAGCGCAATGGCTTCGGAAAATATTTGGAGAGAGCTGATGTTGCTGAAAGAAAGCGGCAAGCCTGTGATTGTCTCCATGGGCACCTACGCAGCCTCCGGAGGGTATTATATTGCTACCGCGGCCGATTCTATTTTTGCCGAACCGAATACACTGACAGGGTCTATCGGAGTATTTATAATGTTGCCGAATGTGCAGGAATTGTTTAATCGGCACCTGGGCATCAATTTTGATTCTGTCAAAACCGCTCCTTTGGCCATATCCCTTTCCCCGTTCTTTAAAATGTCAGAGGCTGAGCGAAATATCCTTCAATCCACCACGGATATTTTGTACCAGACCTTTTTACAAAGAGTGGCCGACGGAAGAAAAATGGTTACCACTGATTCGGTTAACCAGGTCGCACAGGGAAGGGTCTGGACCGGCAGTCATGCTCTTGAATTAGGGTTGGTCGACCGTATGGGAGGGCTGGAAGATGCTCTGAAATCTGCCGCAACGATGGCAGGGTTGGATAGCTACCGAACAGTAGAGTACCCCAAGCCCAAGACCGCTATTGCTGCTATAATAGAACAACTAACCGGGCAACAAAATGTCAAAACCTCTACTGCTGAAATGATGTTAAAAAGAGATTTCGGGCAACTTTTTTCTGCCTATGATGACCTGCGATCCATCTACAGTTCGAAAGGCATGCAAATGCGATCGACCGTGATGGTGCCGTTTGAGTAA
- a CDS encoding choice-of-anchor L domain-containing protein encodes MIIFIVPNVLWAQMEVTNAPPITPENLITNIFLGDGVEVISVNYQGAANAVGFFNHAQDVIGMERGIIMTTGRAVSQGANFGSEANGSDFASNFAGGAVSDPDVSSIASPNNTQDVAKYTITFVPISDTLRFNYVWASEEYPEYACSSFNDVFGFFISGPGINGPYQNNGENIALIPGTTLPVTINNVNSGSVGANGTLSNCTPPNGSLAFSALYNNNNNSGNQPVYDGFTTVLTAEVVVIPCETYTIKLVIADASDSAFDSGVFLEAKSFGTGSLDIEVATVSLDGSVAEGCESGTITFSYPNPVEADTPIDYTILGTAENGIDYQFIPPDLFIPAGESSVTIPITAFEDGLVEGDETLLIDIQKDPCTRDTISILIRDNPLVEPDLGNDLIICQGDSIQLDGTLNVPLPDPPTFTNNTPLTVPSANIPVFSNINVQNVIPLTLGPGVIASVCIDSLEHRWIDDMDIYLISPDGQFLELTTDNGGNGGNGLGLDYYLHTCFTVDASQLISAPGPFAPPSAVPFTGEFLPEGVWSDLWDGDRATNGIWSLQLIDDTQGLDGTLFSWTITFNPVYAIEYSWEPTTGLSCSDCPNPVASPATTTTYVMTATDTYGCSVMDSITIEVEPALEQPVLSCGSITSSTITFVWNDVAGAIGYLVNVNGTGWVTPSGPLSHTVTGLTFLETVTLELQAIGDNCPSVITSTQCTTPNCDPATSEAFPTGTSCPGGDDGLVQINIVAGTGPFSFDLAGNVNNTGLFTGLTPGNYTVSVTDGVGCLGTIGFTVDNAPAPTVDPIVLSQISCNGLSDGQATVEISNGNGPYGFDWSSGSTDSIATNLSAGQQTLSLTDNAGCVTQHSFNLTEPEILTATTDSVDVACFGQSTGIATVLAQGGTGSYNFVWDSNTNNQTGDVASGLPAGSYSVTVTDINNCQVITAAEILEPPLLELQITSDSTSCFDSADGVATVEATGGTTNYAFEWTEVGSSGLVGTNASATGLPGGDYRVLVTDALGCVDSAFVQVLTPQSLNLQAVSTPVLCFGGADGTVSLEVSGGTAPFAYTWSDSGSPSMVRNDLTAATYTITVTDDNDCALEIMSTVDSPQPIQVQYTLSDPSCFEGTDGTIETTVSGGIPTYSYQWSNGQVTSNPTNLEAGEIMVTITDNNDCVFLDTVVLSEPAALQLTLSGDDPNCFGDPTGSAMATASGGTGQLSYLWNNGATNPSIINLPQGQYSVLVTDANNCTIEDAIMLDQPTALTTQTSNTLVGCFGVDDGTATITPTGGTAPYNYSWSDPLGQQTSTANGLAVGAYSVTVTDAQGCTAIESVDIASVSLMSVDFTSDDISCFEGSDGVISVSVTGGGGGYTYNWNPSTLPHSPNVSNLPAGNYDVTITDALGCTEILNFSLAQPNALVVQGSTQDVSCHDFTDGSVNLNVNGGVANYNYLWSNGSTAQNAIQLASGPISVSVTDANGCLTVESFQLNAPEALRIVFEPVDVGCYGESTGVVTTTVSGGIPGYSYLWNNGLSNTSIGNVPSGVYTLEITDQNGCIERDSVLVDQPDAPLAADIAIEDISCYGGRDGLISSATTGGTPPYSYSLDNQNFNGSAAQIGLMAGTYNLFIRDAHGCMIFESNLNITEPDPLEVDLGPDQTITFGQTITLYPEFSGSSMPVLFQWWPQDTSLLSCLDCPNPTVTTDHQISLQLTVNDENGCEGDDLITIHVQKDFGIVVPTGFSPNEDGLNDLLIVHGKPGININFFRVYDRWGELLYEDRNFPTNATNRGWDGTFRTKYMNAGIYIWNLEATLPDGNIVTSNGSTTLVR; translated from the coding sequence TTGATAATTTTTATTGTGCCAAATGTTCTTTGGGCGCAAATGGAAGTCACCAATGCGCCACCGATTACACCTGAAAATCTCATCACCAATATCTTTTTAGGGGACGGGGTTGAAGTAATCAGCGTCAATTACCAGGGTGCCGCAAATGCTGTAGGCTTTTTCAACCACGCACAGGATGTGATCGGAATGGAACGAGGCATTATCATGACCACAGGACGCGCAGTTTCCCAGGGCGCCAATTTTGGTTCAGAAGCTAACGGCAGCGATTTTGCCAGCAACTTTGCCGGCGGAGCAGTAAGTGACCCCGATGTTTCTTCCATAGCTTCTCCAAATAATACCCAGGATGTTGCGAAATACACCATTACCTTCGTTCCCATCTCTGACACCCTTCGGTTTAATTACGTTTGGGCTTCCGAGGAATACCCGGAATATGCCTGTAGTAGTTTTAATGATGTCTTCGGATTCTTCATTTCCGGCCCGGGCATCAATGGACCTTATCAAAACAATGGAGAAAATATAGCGCTGATCCCGGGAACGACGCTTCCGGTGACCATCAATAATGTGAACTCAGGTTCTGTCGGAGCCAACGGAACTTTAAGCAATTGTACGCCCCCAAATGGGAGCCTTGCCTTTTCAGCACTTTACAATAACAATAATAATTCCGGCAATCAACCCGTTTATGATGGTTTCACTACGGTACTCACCGCAGAGGTTGTCGTGATTCCATGTGAAACTTACACCATTAAGCTCGTTATTGCCGACGCCAGTGATTCTGCTTTTGACTCGGGTGTATTCCTTGAAGCCAAAAGTTTTGGAACCGGCTCGCTTGATATTGAGGTGGCTACGGTAAGTCTTGACGGCTCTGTCGCAGAAGGTTGTGAAAGCGGAACCATTACTTTTTCTTACCCTAATCCGGTGGAAGCGGATACTCCTATTGATTACACCATTCTGGGAACTGCAGAAAACGGTATCGATTACCAGTTTATTCCACCGGATCTGTTTATTCCCGCAGGGGAAAGTTCAGTCACCATCCCCATTACAGCTTTTGAAGACGGCCTCGTGGAAGGAGATGAAACTTTACTGATCGATATTCAAAAAGATCCCTGTACCCGGGATACCATTTCCATTCTAATTAGAGATAACCCGCTTGTGGAACCGGATCTTGGCAATGATCTCATCATCTGCCAGGGAGACAGCATACAGCTCGACGGCACACTGAATGTTCCCCTACCCGATCCGCCGACATTTACCAATAATACCCCCTTGACCGTACCATCGGCCAACATCCCGGTCTTTTCGAATATAAACGTTCAGAATGTCATTCCGCTGACCCTTGGGCCTGGAGTAATAGCTTCCGTCTGCATAGACAGCCTTGAGCACCGGTGGATTGATGACATGGATATATATCTCATCAGTCCGGACGGTCAATTCCTTGAACTGACCACCGACAATGGAGGGAACGGAGGAAACGGACTGGGCCTGGATTATTATTTACACACTTGTTTTACGGTGGATGCTTCCCAGCTCATCAGTGCTCCGGGGCCATTTGCTCCCCCCTCGGCCGTACCGTTCACAGGGGAATTCCTTCCGGAAGGCGTATGGTCAGATCTTTGGGATGGGGACCGGGCAACCAACGGGATATGGTCTCTCCAGTTGATAGATGACACACAAGGACTGGATGGAACCCTTTTTAGCTGGACCATTACATTTAACCCTGTATATGCGATTGAATACAGCTGGGAACCGACCACCGGACTGAGTTGCAGTGATTGTCCTAACCCTGTTGCGAGTCCTGCAACCACCACTACCTATGTCATGACGGCTACAGACACCTATGGTTGTTCCGTTATGGATTCAATAACCATCGAAGTAGAACCTGCGCTGGAACAACCCGTGCTGAGTTGCGGTTCCATTACTTCAAGCACCATCACTTTTGTGTGGAATGATGTGGCAGGTGCTATTGGGTACCTGGTAAATGTAAACGGCACCGGCTGGGTAACGCCTTCTGGCCCACTTTCCCATACGGTTACCGGGCTAACCTTCCTGGAAACAGTCACCCTTGAACTTCAGGCTATTGGGGATAATTGCCCAAGTGTAATCACTTCAACCCAGTGCACCACGCCGAATTGTGATCCTGCTACCTCCGAAGCTTTCCCGACCGGAACTTCATGCCCGGGTGGTGATGACGGTCTGGTACAAATAAATATCGTTGCCGGAACAGGGCCTTTTTCTTTCGACCTGGCGGGAAATGTCAATAACACAGGGCTCTTTACCGGCCTAACTCCAGGCAATTACACGGTATCCGTTACCGACGGAGTGGGCTGTCTGGGAACAATTGGCTTTACTGTCGACAACGCCCCCGCACCGACTGTCGATCCCATTGTACTGAGTCAGATCAGTTGCAACGGACTTTCTGACGGCCAGGCAACCGTCGAAATTTCCAATGGAAACGGTCCTTATGGTTTCGACTGGAGCAGCGGTTCAACAGATTCGATTGCAACCAATCTAAGTGCAGGGCAACAAACGTTATCCCTTACCGATAATGCCGGTTGTGTAACTCAGCATTCCTTTAACCTAACCGAACCTGAAATCCTGACCGCCACGACCGACAGTGTCGATGTGGCATGTTTTGGTCAGTCCACCGGAATTGCTACCGTTTTGGCCCAGGGTGGTACGGGATCCTACAATTTCGTTTGGGATTCAAATACCAACAACCAGACCGGTGATGTTGCCTCGGGTTTACCTGCAGGAAGTTATTCCGTTACGGTGACAGATATCAACAACTGCCAGGTCATTACGGCTGCCGAAATATTGGAACCCCCACTGCTTGAATTGCAGATCACCTCAGACAGCACGAGTTGTTTCGACTCCGCCGATGGAGTGGCCACCGTAGAAGCTACGGGCGGTACAACCAATTACGCCTTTGAATGGACTGAAGTGGGTTCTTCCGGTTTGGTCGGAACCAATGCCAGCGCCACGGGGCTTCCTGGTGGCGATTACCGCGTATTGGTCACCGATGCACTTGGATGTGTCGACAGTGCCTTTGTCCAGGTTCTGACACCGCAATCGTTAAACCTACAGGCGGTAAGCACCCCTGTCTTATGTTTTGGAGGAGCCGACGGAACGGTTTCCCTTGAAGTTTCCGGAGGAACAGCTCCCTTTGCCTATACATGGAGTGATAGTGGGTCCCCCTCGATGGTCAGAAATGACCTGACTGCTGCCACCTATACCATTACCGTAACGGATGACAACGACTGTGCCCTGGAAATTATGTCAACGGTAGATAGTCCGCAACCCATACAGGTCCAATATACCCTTTCCGATCCAAGTTGTTTTGAAGGAACCGATGGCACCATTGAAACAACGGTTTCGGGAGGTATTCCAACCTACAGCTACCAATGGAGCAATGGCCAGGTGACTTCCAACCCGACAAACCTGGAAGCTGGCGAAATCATGGTAACCATTACAGATAATAACGACTGTGTTTTCCTGGACACTGTAGTCCTCTCCGAACCGGCAGCACTGCAACTCACCCTTTCCGGGGATGACCCGAATTGTTTTGGTGATCCTACTGGTTCGGCCATGGCTACTGCCTCCGGAGGAACCGGACAGCTTTCTTATCTTTGGAATAACGGAGCTACCAATCCCAGCATCATCAACCTGCCTCAGGGACAATACAGTGTTTTGGTCACGGACGCAAATAACTGTACCATTGAAGACGCGATAATGCTGGATCAGCCCACCGCTTTGACGACTCAAACTTCTAACACCCTCGTGGGATGTTTCGGAGTGGATGATGGCACGGCCACCATAACACCTACGGGTGGTACCGCACCGTATAATTATTCCTGGAGTGATCCTCTGGGACAACAGACCTCAACGGCCAACGGACTGGCCGTTGGAGCGTATTCTGTAACCGTTACGGATGCCCAGGGTTGTACGGCCATAGAATCTGTGGATATTGCTTCGGTTTCATTGATGTCGGTTGATTTCACCTCAGATGATATTAGCTGTTTTGAAGGAAGTGACGGAGTGATCAGTGTTTCCGTTACCGGCGGCGGCGGCGGATATACCTATAACTGGAACCCTTCCACCCTCCCCCATTCCCCCAATGTTTCCAATCTTCCAGCAGGCAATTATGACGTGACCATCACCGATGCTTTAGGCTGTACGGAAATATTGAATTTCTCTCTTGCCCAACCTAACGCACTGGTGGTCCAGGGAAGCACCCAGGATGTTAGCTGCCACGACTTCACTGACGGTTCCGTCAATCTTAATGTCAATGGCGGTGTAGCCAACTACAACTATCTTTGGAGCAATGGATCAACAGCACAGAATGCTATTCAATTGGCCAGCGGCCCGATCAGTGTAAGTGTAACAGATGCCAATGGTTGTCTCACCGTTGAAAGCTTCCAGTTAAATGCCCCTGAAGCCCTGCGGATTGTTTTTGAACCGGTAGATGTGGGCTGTTATGGGGAATCTACAGGCGTAGTTACTACCACGGTAAGTGGCGGGATCCCGGGATATTCCTATTTGTGGAATAATGGTCTGTCCAATACTTCCATAGGCAATGTCCCAAGCGGAGTTTACACCCTTGAGATCACCGATCAAAATGGTTGTATTGAAAGGGATAGTGTATTGGTGGACCAGCCTGACGCACCACTTGCCGCGGATATTGCCATAGAAGACATCAGCTGTTATGGAGGAAGGGACGGATTGATCAGTTCTGCTACTACAGGAGGGACACCTCCCTACAGTTATAGTCTGGACAACCAGAACTTCAATGGCAGTGCCGCCCAGATAGGATTGATGGCCGGTACTTACAATCTCTTTATCAGGGATGCTCATGGCTGTATGATATTTGAATCGAACCTCAATATTACAGAGCCCGATCCGCTGGAAGTGGATCTTGGGCCGGATCAAACGATTACTTTTGGCCAAACCATTACCTTATACCCGGAATTCAGTGGTTCTTCCATGCCGGTACTTTTTCAATGGTGGCCTCAGGACACCAGCCTGCTGAGTTGTCTGGATTGTCCGAATCCTACAGTTACCACGGACCACCAGATCAGTTTGCAGCTGACCGTAAACGATGAAAATGGGTGTGAAGGAGATGACCTTATTACGATCCATGTTCAAAAAGATTTTGGAATCGTCGTCCCCACCGGATTTTCACCTAATGAGGATGGCTTAAACGACCTGCTTATCGTTCATGGAAAACCTGGTATTAACATCAATTTTTTCCGGGTATACGACCGCTGGGGCGAGTTGCTCTATGAAGACAGGAATTTCCCCACCAATGCCACCAACCGTGGATGGGACGGAACTTTCCGGACAAAATACATGAATGCCGGAATTTACATTTGGAACCTGGAAGCCACGCTACCTGACGGCAATATTGTTACTTCTAATGGAAGTACAACTTTGGTGAGGTAG
- the groL gene encoding chaperonin GroEL (60 kDa chaperone family; promotes refolding of misfolded polypeptides especially under stressful conditions; forms two stacked rings of heptamers to form a barrel-shaped 14mer; ends can be capped by GroES; misfolded proteins enter the barrel where they are refolded when GroES binds), producing the protein MAKDISFDRDAREKLRAGVDALANAVKVTLGPKGRNVIIQKSFGAPQITKDGVTVAKEVELEDAVENMGAQMMKEVASKTADIAGDGTTTATVLAQAMVNAGLKNVAAGANPMDLKRGMEKAVKAVVAELAANTEIIGDDFEKIKQVASISANNDQEIGGLIADAMKRVSKDGVITVEEARGTDTYMDEVVGMQFDRGYLSPYFVTDAENMVTEYENPLILIHDKKISNMQPLIPILEKAAGSGRPLLIIAEDLESQALGVLVVNRLRGGLKVVAVKAPGFGDRRKAMLEDIAILTGGVVISEEKGYNLEGADLEHLGSCEKISIDKDNTTIVNGKGEESQIKARINQIKAQIETTTSDYDREKLQERLAKLAGGVAVLYVGAATEVEMKEKKDRVDDALHATRAAVEEGIVTGGGVALVRARIVLEKVVGANDDENTGIQIISKAIEAPLRSIANNAGVEGSVVLHHVLSKKGDYGYNAREDKYEDLKKAGIIDPTKVTRIALENAASIAAMILTTECVISDKPEPEGSAPHMGGMGGGMPGMM; encoded by the coding sequence ATGGCTAAAGATATTAGCTTTGATAGAGATGCACGTGAAAAACTGCGTGCTGGTGTTGATGCCCTTGCCAATGCCGTTAAAGTAACCCTGGGCCCTAAAGGCCGTAATGTAATCATCCAGAAAAGTTTCGGAGCACCTCAGATCACTAAAGACGGGGTGACCGTTGCCAAAGAAGTTGAACTGGAAGACGCTGTAGAAAACATGGGTGCTCAAATGATGAAAGAAGTGGCTTCCAAGACTGCTGATATTGCAGGAGACGGAACCACCACTGCTACTGTTTTGGCACAGGCCATGGTCAATGCAGGGTTGAAGAACGTTGCCGCAGGAGCCAATCCAATGGATCTCAAACGCGGAATGGAAAAAGCGGTAAAAGCGGTAGTGGCAGAACTTGCTGCCAATACAGAAATCATCGGAGACGATTTTGAAAAGATCAAGCAGGTAGCTTCCATTTCTGCCAACAACGATCAGGAAATCGGGGGACTTATTGCTGATGCCATGAAACGCGTGAGCAAAGACGGTGTGATCACAGTTGAAGAAGCTCGCGGTACAGATACTTATATGGACGAAGTGGTCGGTATGCAGTTCGACCGCGGATACCTCTCTCCTTATTTTGTAACCGATGCTGAAAATATGGTTACAGAATATGAAAATCCTCTTATTCTTATCCACGACAAGAAAATTTCCAATATGCAGCCGCTGATTCCTATTTTGGAAAAAGCTGCCGGCTCAGGACGTCCTTTACTCATTATTGCAGAGGATCTCGAAAGCCAGGCGCTTGGCGTATTGGTGGTCAACCGCCTTCGTGGTGGACTGAAAGTTGTTGCGGTCAAAGCTCCTGGTTTTGGCGATCGTCGTAAAGCCATGTTGGAGGATATTGCTATCCTTACCGGTGGGGTGGTAATCTCTGAAGAAAAAGGATACAACCTTGAAGGTGCCGATCTTGAACACCTGGGATCATGCGAAAAAATTTCCATCGATAAAGACAATACCACTATCGTAAACGGAAAGGGAGAAGAAAGCCAGATCAAGGCCCGTATCAATCAGATCAAAGCCCAGATCGAAACAACTACCTCTGATTACGATCGTGAGAAACTGCAGGAACGTCTGGCTAAACTCGCCGGAGGGGTTGCCGTATTGTATGTTGGTGCCGCTACCGAAGTGGAAATGAAAGAAAAGAAAGATCGTGTTGATGATGCGCTCCATGCTACCCGTGCTGCGGTAGAAGAAGGAATCGTGACCGGTGGAGGTGTGGCGCTCGTACGTGCCAGAATCGTTCTGGAAAAAGTGGTAGGTGCCAACGATGATGAAAATACAGGGATCCAGATCATTTCCAAAGCTATTGAGGCTCCCCTTCGTTCCATCGCCAATAATGCCGGAGTGGAGGGTTCAGTAGTACTTCACCACGTATTGTCTAAAAAAGGCGATTACGGATACAATGCCCGTGAGGATAAATATGAAGACCTGAAAAAAGCAGGAATCATTGACCCTACGAAAGTAACTCGTATCGCACTTGAAAACGCAGCATCTATTGCCGCCATGATTCTGACCACAGAATGTGTGATCAGCGATAAGCCTGAACCGGAAGGTTCCGCTCCTCATATGGGCGGTATGGGCGGCGGAATGCCAGGCATGATGTAA
- a CDS encoding co-chaperone GroES yields the protein MMRPINDRVVIKPAPAEEKTSGGIIIPDTIKEKPQRGEVIAIGPGKGDTAMTVKVGDIVLYGKYAGQELQHEGNDYLIMREEDILIILD from the coding sequence ATTATGAGGCCAATTAACGACCGAGTTGTTATCAAACCTGCTCCGGCAGAAGAAAAAACCAGTGGAGGTATCATCATTCCGGATACCATTAAGGAAAAACCACAAAGAGGAGAAGTCATTGCAATAGGCCCTGGAAAAGGAGATACTGCTATGACCGTAAAAGTGGGCGATATCGTCCTGTATGGGAAATATGCAGGACAGGAATTGCAGCATGAAGGAAATGATTACCTCATCATGAGAGAAGAAGATATTCTCATTATTCTCGATTAA